A stretch of the Arachis stenosperma cultivar V10309 chromosome 6, arast.V10309.gnm1.PFL2, whole genome shotgun sequence genome encodes the following:
- the LOC130936438 gene encoding probable hexosyltransferase MUCI70 yields the protein MMFANNHTNVSITVSDEEPDELGRMRVRARRKRKKLSNRRLLRRLFVRYWTLLVIIPAACLLFFEASRIARYNSSSSNNVDSETLTETTRDNRVVNESKPAVGKGMGVEQHKNLNRLDPTTHVVGGVRERCLKILPPEKLETLDFPEEKESGGPIDEVLYMLSESDASFVGGNTTLSQLRTEDIRFNYFTGNQTFEERDRSFEMKKTVKVHCGFYSVNGGFKISDEDKSYMQACKAVVSTCAFGGGDDLYQPIGMAKASIQKVCYVAFWDEITVKAQELVGCRIGQNGFIGKWRVVVVQDLPFSDQRLNGKIPKMLSHRLFPQAKYSIWVDAKSQFRRDPLGVLEALLWRSNSILAISEHGARSSVYDEAKAVVKKNKAKPEEVEVQLNQYKKDGLPEDKRFNGKKALCEASVIVKKHTPLTNLLMCVWFNEVVRFTSRDQLSFPYVLWRLKAFKNIHMFPVCTRKDLVNSMGHIRKAKPLQG from the exons ATGATGTTTGCCAACAACCACACCAACGTATCGATCACCGTTTCCGACGAAGAACCCGACGAACTCGGTCGTATGCGCGTCCGTGCTCGCCGGAAACGGAAGAAACTCAGCAACAGAAGGCTACTCCGGCGGCTCTTTGTGAGGTACTGGACACTTCTCGTCATTATCCCCGCCGCGTGCTTGCTCTTCTTCGAAGCTTCTAGAATCGCCCGCTACAATTCTTCCAGCTCCAATAACGTGGATTCGGAAACACTTACAGAAACTACGCGTGATAATCGCGTTGTCAATGAATCGAAACCCGCGGTGGGAAAGGGAATGGGAGTGGAGCAACATAAGAACTTGAATCGCCTTGATCCAACTACTCATGTTGTTGGTGGTGTTAGAGAAc GTTGCTTGAAGATCCTACCACCTGAAAAGCTTGAGACCCTGGATTTTCCTGAGGAGAAAGAATCAGGTGGCCCTATCGATGAAGTTTTATATATGTTGTCAGAGAGTGATGCATCTTTTGTAGGAGGAAATACTACACTGTCTCAGTTACGTACAGAAGACATAAGATTTAATTACTTTACTGGGAATCAAACTTTTGAGGAGAGAGATAGAAGTTTTGAG ATGAAGAAAACTGTGAAAGTACATTGTGGGTTCTACAGTGTTAATGGAGGATTTAAAATATCTGATGAAGATAAGAGTTACATGCAAGCTTGCAAAGCTGTGGTATCAACTTGTGCATTTGGTGGTGGTGATGATCTATATCAACCGATTGGAATGGCTAAGGCTTCGATTCAGAAG GTTTGCTATGTAGCATTCTGGGATGAAATTACTGTAAAAGCACAGGAATTAGTAGGATGTAGAATTGGACAAAATGGATTTATTGGGAAATGGCGTGTTGTTGTCGTTCAGGATCTTCCTTTTTCTGATCAAAGGTTGAATGGTAAAATTCCCAAG ATGTTAAGCCATCGCCTTTTTCCTCAAGCTAAGTATTCTATTTGGGTAGACGCCAAGTCCCAATTTAGGAGGGATCCACTAGGTGTTTTGGAAGCCCTACTTTGGCGCTCGAATTCGATACTTGCCATATCTGAACATGGAGCTCGAAGTAGTGTCTATGATGAGGCTAAGGCTGTTGTCAAGAAGAACAAAGCCAAGCCAGAGGAAGTTGAAGTGCAATTGAATCAATACAAAAAAGATGGCTTGCCTGAAGACAAGAGATTTAATGGAAAGAAAG CTCTATGTGAAGCCTCTGTTATCGTGAAGAAGCACACACCGCTAACTAATCTGTTGATGTGTGTCTGGTTTAATGAGGTTGTGCGCTTCACTTCTCGGGATCAGCTCAGCTTCCCATATGTTCTGTGGCGGCTGAAAGCATTCAAAAACATCCATATGTTCCCTGTCTGTACCCGGAAGGATCTTGTCAATAGCATGGGACACATCCGCAAGGCAAAACCATTGCAAGGCTGA